Genomic window (Streptococcus suis S735):
GATGAAAATCGTTGTCTTAGCTGGATCAAGTCCTGCCGCTAGATAATCTAGTGCTACGTTTCCAACGGATTCAACAATCTTTTGCGGTTCCTTTGCATGATCTGTCAACGCTTGTTGGTCTGCTAAAAAGACAAAAAGTTCATGTTGACCTGCATCCTGTAATAAAACACGATTTTTCAACGAACCAACATAATGTCCAATATGTAATTTGCCTGTTGGACGGTCTCCTGTTAGGATAATCGGTTTACTCATAAAATGTTCTCCTTTTACATAATAAAAGCCCACGCACAGAAAACTGTGCGAGGGCGTCAAGGACACGGTGCCACCTCACTTATAAGCATTAAATAAGCTTACATCTTTTTGCACATAAGGCCTGCTAGCCGAATCCTTATTTATTCAGATTCTATTCACTCAGTCCATTCATAAGCGACTCTTGTTTGTTTACACCAACCACAAACTCTCTAAAAATTATCCACTTACTACTCTTCTGATTGATTCCTATTATAACCGCAAAAAATTAGAAAGTCAAGCTGACAAAGCCTTGACGATACTGTCTAAATTAGGGATAATAGAAATTGCTTTTATAACACTAACCAAGGAGAATATATGAAAGAACGTATAAAGGACTTTATCTCTGTCACACTCGGATCAGTTGTCATGGCCATTGGATTTAACAGTTTTTTTCTAGAGAATAATATCGTATCTGGTGGTGTCGGAGGTTTAGCAATCGCACTCAATGCTCTTCTGAGGTGGAGTCCGTCTGATTTTGTCCTCTACTGTAACATCCCTTTATTAATCATCTGTTGGTTTTTCTTAGGAAAATCTGTATTTATCAAAACTGTCTATGGTGCTATCATCTATCCTCTTTGCATCAAGTTGACAGCAGGTTTACCCAACTTGACAGAAAATCCTCTCCTAGCTGCTATTTTCGGTGGAATTATCCTAGGTTTTGGACTTGGGCTTGTCTTCCTTGGAAATTCTTCTACTGGTGGAACAGGTATTCTTATTCAATTTATTCACAAGTACACCCCTTTATCATTAGGTCTGACAATGGCTATTATTGATGGTATTATCGTTGGTCTTGGATTTGTTGCCTTCGATACTGATACTGTTATGTACTCGATTATTGCCCTAATGACCATTACTTATATTGTCAACCGCATGATGTCTGGTACCCAATCTTCTCGAAATGTCATGATTATTTCTCAAAAATCAGAAGAAATTAAAGACTATATTACTAAAGTTGCTGATCGCGGTGTGACAGAACTTCCAATTATCGGTGGCTTTACAGGAGTTGACAAGCGCATGTTGATGACTACCATCTCTATTCCAGAAATGCAGAAACTTGAGACAGCGGTATTAGAAATTGATGAAACTGCCTTTATGGTTGTTATGCCTGCGAGTCAGGTGCGTGGACGTGGCTTCAGTCTTCAAAAAGACCATAAACATTATGATGAAGATATTTTGATTCCAATGTAATTCATTGAAAATTCAAGTTCTTTCTAGTACAATAAAACTAATAGACAGAAATAGAGGAGAAACTATGCTTACAGTATCAGACGTGTCGCTTCGCTTTAGCGATCGCAAATTATTTGACGATGTCAATATCAAATTTACAGCAGGAAATACCTACGGTTTGATTGGTGCAAACGGGGCCGGTAAATCTACATTTTTGAAAATTCTTGCTGGTGACATCGAGCCATCAACAGGTCATATTTCACTTGGACCAGACGAACGCCTTTCTGTACTACGTCAGAACCATTTCGACTATGAAGACGAACGCGTCATTGACGTAGTTATCATGGGGAATGAGCAACTTTACAGCATCATGAAAGAAAAAGATGCTATTTACATGAAGGAAGATTTTTCTGATGAAGATGGTGTTCGTGCTGCTGAATTAGAAGGTGAGTTTGCTGAACTTGGTGGCTGGGAAGCTGAAAGTGAAGCTTCTCAATTGCTCCAAAACCTCAACATTTCAGAAGACCTCCACTACCAAAACATGAGCGAATTGACCAACGGTGAGAAGGTTAAGGTCCTCTTGGCTAAGGCACTTTTTGGTAAACCAGATGTTCTTCTTTTGGACGAGCCAACCAACGGTCTGGACATCCAATCTATCAACTGGCTCGAAGATTTCTTGATTGACTTTGAAAATACGGTTATCGTCGTGTCACACGACCGCCACTTCTTAAACAAAGTATGTACCCATATGGCCGACCTTGACTTCGGTAAAATCAAGATTTTCGTTGGTAACTATGACTTCTGGAAACAATCTAGCGAACTAGCAGCTAAACTACAAGCTGACCGTAATGCAAAAGCAGAAGAAAAAATCAAAGAACTACAAGAATTCGTTGCCCGTTTCTCTGCTAATGCTTCTAAGTCTAAGCAAGCTACTTCACGTAAGAAAATGTTGGACAAAATCGAGTTGGAAGAAATCATTCCTTCTAGCCGTAAGTATCCATTTATCAACTTCAAATCAGAACGTGAAATCGGTAATGACCTCTTAACAGTTGAAAACTTGAAAGTTGTTATTGATGGTGAAACGATTCTTGACAATATCAGCTTTATCCTGCGCCCAGGTGACAAGACTGCTCTTATTGGTCAAAACGACATCCAAACAACTGCTCTCATTCGTGCTCTTATGGGCGATATTGAATATGAAGGTACTGTCAAGTGGGGTGTCACTACTAGTCAATCCTACTTACCAAAAGACAATACTCGTGACTTTGATACAAACGAATCTATCCTTGATTGGCTCCGTCAATTTGCCAGCAAGGAAGAAGATGACAATACCTTCTTGCGCGGTTTCTTGGGACGTATGCTCTTCTCGGGTGATGAGGTTAACAAACCTGTAAACGTCTTGTCAGGGGGCGAAAAAGTGCGCGTGATGTTGTCAAAACTCATGCTCCTCAAGTCAAATGTCTTGGTCTTAGATGATCCAACCAACCACTTGGACTTGGAATCAATTTCCAGTCTGAACGATGGTTTGAAAGCTTTTAAAGAGTCCATCATCTTTGCCAGCCATGACCACGAATTTATTCAAACTTTAGCAAACCATATCATCGTCATTTCTAAAAACGGTGTTATCGACCGAATCGACGAAACTTATGATGAATTCTTGGAAAATGCTGAAGTACAAGCAAAAGTACAAGAACTTTGGAAAGCATAATAAAAAGAGGCTGGGACTTTTGCCCAGCCTCTCTTCTCAGAGTTCGTGTCAACATCTCAGCGCAGTGGTTGATTGCCAGATTTGTTCGTGTTTCACACTCCAAATCTGGCCATTACGACTGTTGCGAACAAAGTTCGCCTTATCTCCAACCTCAAACTGTCTCCCAGACAGTTTGAGCTGTGCGGGGGTGGGAGTGAAACAGTCTGGGAATAGACTGTTTCAGCTCAACAACTAGAAATAAAGACTTGTTGACGAACTCTTTTTTGACCGGTCAAGTTCTTTCCCACTTCCTTTTCTTTTAAATCTATGAAAAAAATATTTACAAAAACATCCATTTATTATCTCTTATCTTTCCTTATTCCGCTGACTATTATTTCTATCGTCTTAGCATTTCAAGGAATCTGGTGGGGAAGTGATACAACAATATTGGCCAGTGATGGTTTCCATCAGTATGTTATTTTTAATCAAACATTACGAAATACTTTACACGGAGACGGCTCTTTATTTTACACATTTTCAAGTGGTTTAGGACTCAATTTTTATGCTCTATCCTCCTATTACCTAGGTTCATTCCTATCTCCAATTGTCTTTTTCTTTGATTTACAATCCATGCCTGACGCTATCTACCTTGTCACTATTGTCAAATTTGGATTGACTGGGTTGTCAACTTATTTCAGTCTAAAGGGTATCCATAAAAATTTGAAAGAAGAATGGGCACTATTACTCGCTACTAGTTTTTCTCTGATGAGTTTTAGTACAAGTCAATTAGAAATAAACAACTGGCTAGACGTTTTTATACTCCTCCCACTCGTTCTTCTTGGATTGCATCGATTATTAAAAAAACAGGGTCCGATTCTCTACTACATAACATTAACATGCTTGTTTATCCAAAACTATTACTTCGGTTATATGGTGGCTATTTTTCTAACATTATGGACATTGGTTCAATTATCATGGATAGATAGTCAGAGAATCAAAAGATTTATCAACTTTACAATAGTGTCAATTTTATCTGCTCTAAGCAGCATGTTCATGTTGTTACCAACCTACTTGGATTTAAAAACTCATGGTGAGACATTTACAAAAATTGTCAACCTAAAAACCGAAGACTCTTGGTATCTGGACTTCTTTGCAAAAAACTTAGTTGGTAGCTTTGATACAACAAAATTCGGTTCTATTCCCATGATCTCTGTTGGTCTCGTTCCATTAATACTCGCTTTATTATTCTTTACATTAAAAGAAATAAAACCAACTGTCAAACTCTCCTATGCTCTATTCTTTACATTCATTATTTCAAGTTTCTACCTACAACCACTCAATCTTTTTTGGCAAGGTATGCATGCGCCAAACATGTTCCTCTATCGTTATGCATGGGCTCTATCAATAACCGTTATCTATTTAGCAGCAGAGACATTGGTACGACTACGTCAAGTAAGTATTAAAAATTTTACTCTGATTGTTTCATTTTTACTCATTTGCTTTACTTCTACCTTTATTTTTAGAGATCATTATGAGTTTCTAACGGATGTAAATTTCCTACTCACACTAGAATTTCTAATAGCCTACTTCATTCTTTTTGTAGCAATGATTCGCTATAAATCATCCTTAAAATGGATTAATATTGTTTTATTGTTCTTCACTTTCTTAGAACTTGGATTACATAGTCATTATCAGGTTCAGGGGATTTCTGATGAATGGCATTTTCCTAGCCGATCAAACTATGAAGAAAAATTGACAGATATTGACAGTATTGTAAAGTCTACAAAGACTACAACTGATTCATTTTATCGTATAGAACGTCTATTACCACAAACTGGCAATGATAGCATGAAATTCAATTACAACGGTATTTCTCAATTCTCCTCCATTCGAAATCGTGCTTCCAGCTCAGTACTAGATAAGCTCGGTTTCCGTTCAGATGGTACCAATTTGAATCTTCGCTATCAGAATAATACAATCATTGCTGATAGCCTATTCGGAGTCAAATATAATTTAGCTACTACGGACCCAAATAAGTTTGGTTTCACACTGAATCAGAGTCAGTCTACTATTAATCTTTACGAAAATAGTTTTAATCTAGGGTTAGCCCTATTGACTGAAGGGATTTACAAAGATGTCAATTTTACAAATCTGACTCTCGATAATCAAACAAATTTTCTTAATCAACTAACAGGGCTATCTCAAAAATACTACCACACTTTATCAGATGTTGTTTCACAAAATACAGTTGAACTGAGCAATCGAATGACTGTCAACAAAGTGGACAATGAGGATGCTGCAAAAGCAACTTTCTTAGTAAATATACCTGCAAATAGCCAAGTATACTTAAATTTGCCAAATTTAACATTCTCAAATGAGAATCAAAAAAAAGTTGTCATTACTGTCAACAATCAGTCAAGTGAGTTTACACTAGATAATGCTTTCTCTTTCTTCAATGTGGGGAGCTTTACTACAGATGTACAGGTTCAAGTCAATGTATATTTTCCTGAAAATAATCAAGTTTCTTTTGATAAACCACAATTTTATCGATTGGACTTATTAGCTTTCCAACAGGCTATTTCCATTCTCCAAGAAAAACAAGTAGTAACAAAAACTGATGGTAATAAAGTAACTGTTGATTTTGTAACCGATAAAGAATCCTCACTCCTCCTTACTTTACCCTATGATAAAGGATGGAATGCAACCATTGATGGTAAACCTATCAAAATCCAAAAAGCGCAAGATGGTTTTATGAAAGTGGATGTAAGTCCAGGTCAAACTAAACTAGTTTTAACCTTTGTACCAAATGGTTTCTATCTAGGTTTACTGATTTCTTTTGGTGCAGTTTTTGTATTTTTCTCCTATCAATTCATTGGATACTATTATTCTAAGAACCGAGAATACTAAACTTTCTCGGTTTTTTCTTGTAAAAAACAAAAAACCTTGATTTCTCAAGGTTTCCTATGCTTTATCTACTCCGCCAACAGGGCTCGAACCTGTGACATCATGATTAACAGTCATGCGCTCTACCAACTGAGCTATGGCGGAAGAAATAGTCCGTACGGGATTCGAACCCGTGTTACCGCCGTGAAAAGGCGGTGTCTTAACCCCTTGACCAACGGACCATTTTTAGAACAATAACTAGTATAATACATGTGACTTTGTTTGTCAATACATTTTTTGATTTTTTATTGTATTGACAGAGTGCTTTGTTTAATGTAAAATAAAATGGTTAAGGTTCCATAGCTCAGCTGGATAGAGCATTCGCCTTCTAAGCGAACGGTCGCAGGTTCGAATCCTGCTGGAATCATTTAGACCTACCTCGAGTAGGTCTTTTTTCTTGCCATAATTCATAATTAATATATAACACTGGCAAAATCAGACCAATAAGGGCATATTCTTCAAATTGGAAGGATAGGTGAGTAGATATGATGACACCTAGCATAAACCCTATAATGGTCAATAAGATGTTTCTACCTGTTTTTCTAAGTTCTGAATCTTTTTCAATAACTCCTTTAAACCAGAGATAAGCAGCATTTTTGACATTCCCTGTCATCATCACATTGGCATACGGAGCACCTCGTAACCTTCTAAATGTTTCTACTTGAATAGAGGCTACGAAGGCTAGACTAGCAATTGTAAAAGACGCAGGCATTATAGGTGAGAGAATGATAGTTAGTAAAATAAGAACTAACATCATTACACTACTACCAAAGTGCCAAGACCATGTTTGTTTTTCAAAATACCTTCTTGCTAAGTAGGTAAAAAATTGTCCGAATACAAAAAATAAAATGGGAATGGAAAAATTAACTACCTGCGCAAAATCACCTTTAGCTAAAAAATAAGCTAGGGAAATAACATTTCCAGATTGTACGCCAGCAAAGCGACCACCCTGAGTCACAAAAGTAAAGGCATTTAAATAACCACTGATAAACGTTAATGAACAAGCAATTCTCAATCCCTCAAAAACACGATACTCTTTTTGATTCATTTTCACTCCTTGTTTCACGTGAAACTACTTATGATATGGGCTTCCCTGCTGAATCATAAATGCACGATAAATCTGCTCGATGAGAACTAATTTCATTAGTTGATGGGGAAGTGTCAACTGTCCAAAACTCATCAACAAATTAGCTCTTTTTTTAATACAAGAATCGAGACCCAAACTACCACCGATGATAAAAGTTATATCTGAATACCCATTTACTGCAATGTCAGATATCCTTTGACTAAATTCTTCCGATGGAAATTGTTTCCCTTCTATCGCTAAGGCAATGACAAAATCTCGCTCTCCAATTTTAGACATAATTCTATCGGCTTCTTTTTTTAATATTTGTTCATTCTCTGCCTGACTGGCTTTATCTGGTGTTTTTTCATCAGGAAGCTCAATCATATCCAACTTAGTAAATCGTCCCAATCGTTTACTATATTCTGCAATACCTTCTTTGAGGTACTTTTCTTTCAATTTTCCAACGGTAATCAATTTTATTTTCATAAAATAATTGTAACATATCCACAAGCATACGACAGAAAATATTTTTAGAAAATCAGGATATGGCTACAGTTTTTCACATAATTCACAGAGTTATCCACAGGTTGTGGATTGATTTTTGAAAACTTTAAGTTATAATTAAGAAAGAAATAGTACTCTTAAGGAAAATTAAAGAAATGGAAAGGATTCCTTATATGAAAAAATATTTGAAATTTGCGATTTTATTTGTAATTGGATTTTTTGGGGGTCTTATCGGGGCCTTGTCAGCCTCTTTCTTCCAGCCACAGGTGCAACAAGCAAATTCTGCTATCACTAGTGTCAGCAATGTTCAATATAATAATGAAACTTCCACCACAAAAGCTGTAGAGAAAGTACAAAATGCTGTTGTGTCTGTTATTAATTACCAAAAATCAGCCAACAATAGTCTTGGTGTTATCTTTGGAAATATTGAATCATCTGACGAACTAGCTGTTGCTGGAGAGGGGTCTGGGGTTATCTATAAAAAATATGGTCAATATGCCTATATTGTGACAAATACGCATGTTATTAATAACGCAGAAAAGATTGATATCCTTTTAGCATCTGGAGAAAAAATTAGCGGTGAACTTGTTGGTTCCGATACATATTCTGATATAGCTGTTATAAAAATATCAGCAGATAAAGTCACTGCTGTTGCTGAATTTGCTGATTCCGATACAATTAAAGTTGGAGAAACTGCTATCGCAATTGGTAGTCCTCTAGGTAGCGTCTACGCCAATACAGTTACCCAGGGTATTATTTCTAGCTTAAGTCGGACAGTTACTTCACAATCAAAAGATGGACAAACAATCTCAACTAACGCTATTCAAACTGATACAGCTATCAACCCTGGAAACTCTGGCGGACCGTTAATCAATACCCAAGGACAAGTGATAGGCATTACCTCTAGCAAAATTACCTCAAGTTCTGCAAATAGCTCAGGCGTGGCTGTAGAAGGGTTGGGATTTGCTATTCCTGCAAATGATGCCGTAGCTATTATCAATCAGCTTGAAAAAACTGGACAAGTTAGCCGACCTGCTCTTGGAGTTCATATGGTTAACTTGACGACCTTGTCAACTAGTCAATTAGAAAAAGCTGGATTATCAAATACGGAATTAACATCCGGTGTAGTAATTGTCTCTACACAAAGTGGGCTACCTGCAGATGGAAAATTAGAAACTTTTGATGTTATTACTGAGATTGACGGAGAAGCTATTCAAAATAAGAGTGACCTCCAGAGCGCTCTCTACAAACATCAAATTGGAGATACAATCACTGTAACTTATTACCGCAATAATCAGAAACAAACTGTTGACATTAAGTTGACACATTCTACAGAAGAACTTAGCGAATAATTGACAAATGAGACTTTACACAATTGTAAAGTCTCATTTTTTTTGCTAGAATAAGGATATATGGAAGAATTACGTACACTAAATATTTCAGAAATCCATCCCAATCCCTATCAGCCAAGAATTCATTTTGATGAAAAGGAGCTACTTGAGCTCGCTCAATCTATTAAGGAAAATGGCTTAATTCAACCGATTATTGTAAGAAAATCTTCTATTATCGGATA
Coding sequences:
- a CDS encoding YitT family protein, with translation MKERIKDFISVTLGSVVMAIGFNSFFLENNIVSGGVGGLAIALNALLRWSPSDFVLYCNIPLLIICWFFLGKSVFIKTVYGAIIYPLCIKLTAGLPNLTENPLLAAIFGGIILGFGLGLVFLGNSSTGGTGILIQFIHKYTPLSLGLTMAIIDGIIVGLGFVAFDTDTVMYSIIALMTITYIVNRMMSGTQSSRNVMIISQKSEEIKDYITKVADRGVTELPIIGGFTGVDKRMLMTTISIPEMQKLETAVLEIDETAFMVVMPASQVRGRGFSLQKDHKHYDEDILIPM
- a CDS encoding ABC-F family ATP-binding cassette domain-containing protein, producing the protein MLTVSDVSLRFSDRKLFDDVNIKFTAGNTYGLIGANGAGKSTFLKILAGDIEPSTGHISLGPDERLSVLRQNHFDYEDERVIDVVIMGNEQLYSIMKEKDAIYMKEDFSDEDGVRAAELEGEFAELGGWEAESEASQLLQNLNISEDLHYQNMSELTNGEKVKVLLAKALFGKPDVLLLDEPTNGLDIQSINWLEDFLIDFENTVIVVSHDRHFLNKVCTHMADLDFGKIKIFVGNYDFWKQSSELAAKLQADRNAKAEEKIKELQEFVARFSANASKSKQATSRKKMLDKIELEEIIPSSRKYPFINFKSEREIGNDLLTVENLKVVIDGETILDNISFILRPGDKTALIGQNDIQTTALIRALMGDIEYEGTVKWGVTTSQSYLPKDNTRDFDTNESILDWLRQFASKEEDDNTFLRGFLGRMLFSGDEVNKPVNVLSGGEKVRVMLSKLMLLKSNVLVLDDPTNHLDLESISSLNDGLKAFKESIIFASHDHEFIQTLANHIIVISKNGVIDRIDETYDEFLENAEVQAKVQELWKA
- a CDS encoding YfhO family protein, coding for MKKIFTKTSIYYLLSFLIPLTIISIVLAFQGIWWGSDTTILASDGFHQYVIFNQTLRNTLHGDGSLFYTFSSGLGLNFYALSSYYLGSFLSPIVFFFDLQSMPDAIYLVTIVKFGLTGLSTYFSLKGIHKNLKEEWALLLATSFSLMSFSTSQLEINNWLDVFILLPLVLLGLHRLLKKQGPILYYITLTCLFIQNYYFGYMVAIFLTLWTLVQLSWIDSQRIKRFINFTIVSILSALSSMFMLLPTYLDLKTHGETFTKIVNLKTEDSWYLDFFAKNLVGSFDTTKFGSIPMISVGLVPLILALLFFTLKEIKPTVKLSYALFFTFIISSFYLQPLNLFWQGMHAPNMFLYRYAWALSITVIYLAAETLVRLRQVSIKNFTLIVSFLLICFTSTFIFRDHYEFLTDVNFLLTLEFLIAYFILFVAMIRYKSSLKWINIVLLFFTFLELGLHSHYQVQGISDEWHFPSRSNYEEKLTDIDSIVKSTKTTTDSFYRIERLLPQTGNDSMKFNYNGISQFSSIRNRASSSVLDKLGFRSDGTNLNLRYQNNTIIADSLFGVKYNLATTDPNKFGFTLNQSQSTINLYENSFNLGLALLTEGIYKDVNFTNLTLDNQTNFLNQLTGLSQKYYHTLSDVVSQNTVELSNRMTVNKVDNEDAAKATFLVNIPANSQVYLNLPNLTFSNENQKKVVITVNNQSSEFTLDNAFSFFNVGSFTTDVQVQVNVYFPENNQVSFDKPQFYRLDLLAFQQAISILQEKQVVTKTDGNKVTVDFVTDKESSLLLTLPYDKGWNATIDGKPIKIQKAQDGFMKVDVSPGQTKLVLTFVPNGFYLGLLISFGAVFVFFSYQFIGYYYSKNREY
- a CDS encoding YoaK family protein, translated to MNQKEYRVFEGLRIACSLTFISGYLNAFTFVTQGGRFAGVQSGNVISLAYFLAKGDFAQVVNFSIPILFFVFGQFFTYLARRYFEKQTWSWHFGSSVMMLVLILLTIILSPIMPASFTIASLAFVASIQVETFRRLRGAPYANVMMTGNVKNAAYLWFKGVIEKDSELRKTGRNILLTIIGFMLGVIISTHLSFQFEEYALIGLILPVLYINYELWQEKRPTRGRSK
- the rlmH gene encoding 23S rRNA (pseudouridine(1915)-N(3))-methyltransferase RlmH; the encoded protein is MKIKLITVGKLKEKYLKEGIAEYSKRLGRFTKLDMIELPDEKTPDKASQAENEQILKKEADRIMSKIGERDFVIALAIEGKQFPSEEFSQRISDIAVNGYSDITFIIGGSLGLDSCIKKRANLLMSFGQLTLPHQLMKLVLIEQIYRAFMIQQGSPYHK
- a CDS encoding S1C family serine protease, with amino-acid sequence MERIPYMKKYLKFAILFVIGFFGGLIGALSASFFQPQVQQANSAITSVSNVQYNNETSTTKAVEKVQNAVVSVINYQKSANNSLGVIFGNIESSDELAVAGEGSGVIYKKYGQYAYIVTNTHVINNAEKIDILLASGEKISGELVGSDTYSDIAVIKISADKVTAVAEFADSDTIKVGETAIAIGSPLGSVYANTVTQGIISSLSRTVTSQSKDGQTISTNAIQTDTAINPGNSGGPLINTQGQVIGITSSKITSSSANSSGVAVEGLGFAIPANDAVAIINQLEKTGQVSRPALGVHMVNLTTLSTSQLEKAGLSNTELTSGVVIVSTQSGLPADGKLETFDVITEIDGEAIQNKSDLQSALYKHQIGDTITVTYYRNNQKQTVDIKLTHSTEELSE